The proteins below come from a single Antricoccus suffuscus genomic window:
- a CDS encoding MarP family serine protease yields the protein MIADVIVVLLVVCFAALGYHHGLIQSVSSFVGFVVGLVVGIRLAVFIGNRIDTVATRIGVVVAVLVLFALGGQAIANFVGTRIKKRVRWSSARRVDRVLGGLVSATIAVLLCWVVALPLAVSTSPQVSAAIKSSKLLPLIDDAVPNSARDLYASIKQSISSQGLPDVLGPLTQSTAVEVGPPKAGLPSTPAIVQAGKSVVKVQATADQCSRIIDGSGFVFAPERVLTNSHVVAGTSSVEVQTINGVRDATVVYNDEQTDVAVLKVPGLTLPTLPINPKRAASDDDAVVAGYPGGGPYQAQAAKIRTSGEISGPNFRDTGTVVRDVYALKAHVIKGNSGGPLLAPDGSVLGVVFASATDNSEVGYALTQNQVSDALTTGAKATKQVDTGSCAG from the coding sequence ATGATCGCCGACGTCATCGTCGTACTCCTCGTCGTGTGCTTCGCAGCACTCGGCTATCACCATGGGCTTATCCAGTCGGTGTCCTCGTTTGTCGGATTTGTCGTCGGCCTGGTGGTCGGTATCCGGCTGGCCGTGTTTATCGGCAACCGGATCGACACGGTCGCGACCCGTATCGGAGTCGTCGTCGCCGTGCTGGTGCTTTTCGCGCTCGGCGGTCAGGCGATCGCCAACTTCGTCGGCACGCGAATCAAGAAGAGGGTGCGGTGGAGTTCGGCCAGACGCGTGGACCGGGTGCTCGGTGGCCTGGTTTCGGCAACCATCGCGGTCCTGCTGTGCTGGGTGGTCGCGCTTCCGCTGGCAGTATCGACATCTCCGCAAGTATCTGCCGCGATCAAGTCCTCGAAACTTCTGCCGCTGATTGATGACGCCGTACCCAACTCGGCGCGCGACCTCTATGCATCGATCAAACAGTCGATTTCCAGCCAGGGCCTACCCGACGTGCTCGGACCTCTGACGCAGTCGACCGCCGTCGAGGTCGGTCCGCCCAAGGCGGGGCTGCCCAGCACACCGGCGATAGTGCAGGCCGGCAAGTCGGTAGTCAAGGTGCAGGCAACGGCCGACCAGTGCTCGCGGATCATTGACGGCTCCGGCTTCGTGTTTGCGCCCGAGCGGGTGCTGACCAACTCGCACGTGGTCGCGGGTACCTCGTCGGTCGAAGTGCAGACGATCAACGGCGTACGGGACGCGACCGTGGTCTACAACGACGAGCAGACCGACGTCGCGGTACTCAAGGTCCCCGGTCTTACGCTGCCGACACTGCCGATCAATCCCAAACGTGCCGCCTCCGACGATGATGCGGTGGTGGCCGGCTATCCCGGCGGTGGTCCGTACCAGGCGCAGGCGGCCAAGATCCGCACAAGTGGTGAGATCAGCGGCCCCAACTTCCGGGACACCGGCACCGTAGTCCGCGACGTCTACGCACTCAAGGCGCACGTGATCAAGGGCAACTCCGGCGGGCCGCTGCTCGCGCCGGACGGGTCCGTGCTCGGCGTGGTGTTCGCCTCCGCGACAGACAACAGCGAGGTGGGGTACGCGCTGACGCAAAATCAGGTCTCGGACGCGCTTACCACGGGTGCGAAGGCGACGAAGCAGGTCGACACCGGCTCCTGCGCCGGCTAG
- a CDS encoding 2OG-Fe(II) oxygenase: MSRETMTDIASRVDGQDWRALTTELDHAGSALTGPIMTPAECAQIIEMYDEDARFRSTIDMERYRFGKGEYRYFDNPVPDLIDRLRHAFYPRLLPIAQDWAAKLGKDAPWPASYDEWLGQCHAAGQTKPTPILLKYGEGDWNAMHRDIYGELVFPMQVVIGLNRPGEDFTGGEFMMLEQRPRAQSRGICRVLEQGHGLIFTTRERPVLAKRGWVLGPMRHGVNEVRSGVRHTLGLVLHDAA, translated from the coding sequence GTGAGCCGAGAGACTATGACGGACATTGCCAGCCGCGTGGACGGCCAGGACTGGCGCGCGCTGACGACCGAATTGGACCACGCCGGTAGCGCCCTGACCGGCCCCATAATGACGCCGGCCGAATGCGCCCAGATCATCGAGATGTACGACGAGGACGCCCGCTTCCGCAGCACCATCGACATGGAGCGCTATCGGTTTGGCAAGGGCGAATACCGTTACTTCGATAACCCCGTGCCCGACCTCATCGACCGGCTACGGCACGCGTTCTACCCGCGTCTGCTGCCGATCGCGCAGGACTGGGCCGCGAAGCTGGGCAAGGATGCGCCGTGGCCCGCGTCGTACGACGAGTGGCTAGGTCAGTGCCACGCGGCCGGCCAGACCAAGCCGACACCGATCTTGCTCAAGTACGGCGAGGGCGACTGGAACGCCATGCATCGCGATATCTACGGCGAGCTCGTCTTCCCGATGCAGGTCGTGATCGGGCTTAACCGGCCCGGCGAAGATTTCACCGGAGGCGAGTTCATGATGCTCGAGCAACGGCCCCGCGCGCAGTCCCGCGGCATCTGCCGCGTCCTGGAGCAAGGTCACGGGCTGATCTTCACCACTCGTGAACGGCCGGTCTTGGCCAAGCGTGGCTGGGTCCTCGGCCCGATGCGACACGGCGTCAACGAGGTGCGGTCCGGCGTACGGCACACCCTCGGGCTCGTGTTGCACGACGCGGCCTGA
- a CDS encoding alpha/beta fold hydrolase — MSGNGTSRILADGPWTHREISANGIRLHIAEAGKGPLVVLLHGFPQNWWMWRHLIPRLADAGYHVVAPDLRGFGASDKPPRSYDLMTVSGDVGGLIRALGAREATVIGHDIGGLVAWTTAALHPGVVRGLGAVSAPHPRRLRRELISSNAQRRALAHAFAYQLPRVPESQLTSDNGAEVREIMRKWTGPDWAHTTDFAYATEVYRQAMCVPQAAYGAAEYFRWMMRSLARPDGARFAKSLAVRIDVPVLQLQGWLDPVLLPQTSDGSSAYVAGPYESHYFDNLGHFLPEEDPETVGALIEEWLLTL; from the coding sequence ATGTCCGGTAACGGCACGAGCCGCATCCTGGCAGACGGTCCCTGGACCCATCGCGAGATCTCCGCCAACGGCATTCGCCTGCATATTGCCGAAGCCGGCAAAGGCCCGCTCGTCGTACTGCTGCATGGGTTTCCACAGAACTGGTGGATGTGGCGGCACCTCATCCCGCGGCTTGCCGATGCCGGCTACCACGTGGTGGCGCCGGACCTGCGTGGCTTCGGCGCGAGTGACAAACCGCCGCGCAGCTACGACCTGATGACCGTGTCCGGTGACGTCGGGGGCCTGATCCGGGCGCTCGGCGCCCGCGAGGCGACCGTGATCGGTCACGACATCGGCGGCCTCGTCGCCTGGACTACGGCGGCGCTACATCCGGGCGTCGTACGCGGGCTCGGCGCGGTCAGCGCTCCGCATCCGCGCCGACTACGCCGCGAGCTGATTTCCAGCAATGCGCAGCGCCGGGCGCTCGCGCACGCTTTTGCCTATCAGCTTCCTCGGGTGCCGGAGTCCCAGTTGACGAGCGACAACGGCGCCGAGGTTCGCGAGATCATGCGCAAGTGGACCGGGCCGGATTGGGCTCATACGACCGACTTCGCTTACGCCACCGAGGTTTATCGCCAGGCGATGTGCGTGCCTCAGGCGGCGTACGGCGCGGCCGAGTACTTCCGCTGGATGATGCGCTCGCTGGCCCGACCGGACGGCGCGCGGTTCGCGAAGTCGTTGGCGGTGCGGATCGACGTACCGGTGTTGCAGTTGCAGGGTTGGCTCGACCCGGTGCTGTTGCCGCAGACATCGGACGGCTCATCGGCGTACGTCGCCGGACCGTACGAGTCGCACTATTTCGACAACCTGGGGCACTTCCTGCCAGAAGAGGACCCCGAAACGGTTGGCGCTCTGATCGAGGAGTGGCTGCTCACTCTCTAA
- a CDS encoding phage holin family protein, producing MTIPDTRYAAVEETEVAHPSVGTLVKEASDHLSTLVRSEVELAKTEVKAEVKKAATGSISLIVAGVLVLVALPFIFVTLAEVLILIGLPRWAGYACIVGFFFVLAALFGLIGLRKIKKIKKPERTVSSMKKNSEIARAFKKPEKAA from the coding sequence ATGACGATCCCCGATACCCGCTACGCCGCTGTGGAGGAGACCGAAGTCGCCCACCCATCGGTCGGCACACTCGTCAAAGAGGCATCCGATCACCTGTCGACGTTGGTACGTTCGGAAGTCGAGCTCGCCAAGACCGAAGTCAAGGCGGAGGTCAAGAAGGCAGCCACGGGCAGCATCTCGCTCATCGTCGCCGGTGTACTGGTTCTCGTCGCGCTACCGTTCATCTTCGTAACCCTCGCCGAGGTGCTCATCCTGATCGGCCTGCCTCGCTGGGCTGGCTATGCCTGCATCGTCGGGTTCTTCTTCGTCCTTGCGGCGCTGTTTGGCCTCATCGGGTTGCGCAAGATCAAGAAGATCAAAAAACCAGAACGCACCGTGAGCTCGATGAAGAAGAACTCCGAGATCGCGCGCGCCTTCAAGAAGCCCGAAAAGGCAGCCTAA
- the nhaA gene encoding Na+/H+ antiporter NhaA encodes MTRQAFDDAVQYLRTETIGGLVMLGAAVLALIIANTPWRSAYHSILGTEIGPAALHLDLTVSEWISDGLLAIFFFVVGLELKRELVIGQLRSVKRAMLPVFAAFGGMLVPALIAFSISHGAPGAEKAWAVPLATDIAFAVAVLAIIASNLPSGVRVFLLSVAVVDDLGAIIVIATVFTTGVSFLSLGIAAVLLVGYAALQKLRFQGALTAILYIPLGLAVWYFVHNSGIHATIAAVALGLLTRVKGDPGEEDPPAVRIEHLVQPFSSGFVVPIFALGAAGVTLSGGDLARLFTDPVAIAIMVGLVFGKPIGVFLGSFVSVKARLAALPRNLDWSDIASVGLIAGIGFTVSLLIAELAFDDEAHIAVAKTAVLLASAIASVIGAVVLRFRSRRYAHMADETGSD; translated from the coding sequence ATGACCCGGCAGGCCTTCGACGATGCCGTGCAGTACCTCCGCACGGAGACCATCGGTGGGCTCGTCATGCTCGGCGCCGCCGTGCTGGCTCTGATCATCGCCAACACGCCCTGGCGGTCGGCGTACCACTCGATCCTGGGGACCGAGATCGGACCGGCCGCGCTGCACCTGGACCTCACCGTCTCGGAATGGATTTCCGACGGGCTTCTGGCGATCTTCTTCTTTGTCGTCGGCTTGGAGCTGAAGCGTGAGTTGGTCATCGGGCAGCTGCGCAGCGTCAAACGCGCAATGCTTCCGGTCTTCGCAGCGTTCGGCGGGATGCTGGTGCCCGCGCTCATCGCGTTCTCGATCTCGCACGGAGCGCCCGGCGCTGAGAAGGCGTGGGCAGTCCCCCTAGCGACCGACATCGCCTTCGCAGTCGCGGTTCTGGCGATCATCGCGTCCAACCTGCCCAGCGGTGTCCGGGTGTTTCTGCTCAGCGTGGCCGTCGTCGACGACCTGGGCGCCATCATCGTGATCGCGACCGTATTCACCACTGGCGTCAGCTTCCTCAGCCTCGGAATCGCGGCGGTGCTCCTAGTCGGGTACGCCGCACTGCAGAAGCTACGTTTCCAGGGCGCGCTGACCGCGATTCTCTATATACCGCTGGGACTCGCCGTGTGGTACTTCGTGCACAACAGCGGTATCCATGCCACGATCGCCGCTGTCGCGCTCGGGCTGCTCACCCGCGTCAAGGGCGACCCGGGCGAGGAGGATCCCCCCGCCGTACGGATCGAACATCTCGTCCAGCCCTTCTCATCTGGATTTGTTGTACCGATCTTCGCGCTCGGCGCGGCCGGGGTGACTCTCAGCGGCGGGGACCTGGCGCGCTTGTTCACCGATCCGGTGGCCATCGCCATCATGGTGGGGCTCGTCTTCGGCAAGCCGATCGGCGTGTTCCTAGGATCGTTCGTGTCCGTCAAGGCCCGCCTCGCGGCGTTACCCCGCAATCTGGACTGGTCGGACATCGCATCTGTGGGCTTGATCGCGGGCATCGGGTTCACCGTTTCCCTACTGATCGCGGAGTTGGCGTTCGACGACGAGGCGCATATCGCCGTCGCAAAGACCGCCGTCCTGCTCGCGTCCGCGATAGCCTCGGTGATAGGTGCCGTCGTACTGAGGTTCCGGTCTCGTCGATACGCGCACATGGCGGACGAGACTGGGTCTGACTAA
- the acs gene encoding acetate--CoA ligase, with translation MPENPAIDNLLNETRRFPPSKDFAANANVTEEAYAEADADFEAFWAKQARRLTWETEPTQNLDWSNPPFAKWFADGKLNAAYNCVDRHVEAGKGDKVAYYFEGEPGDTRTITYADLKDEISRGANALIELGVKAGDTVAIYMPMIPETIFAMLSCARIGAIHTVVFGGFSADALSTRIQDCNAKVVVTADGGYRRGAPSALKPAVDKALESCPDVHTVLVVERTKQDTHMQDGRDKWWHDYVGKQSSEHTPEAFDAEHPLYVMYTSGTTGKPKGILHTTGGYLVGCAYTHWALFDLKADTDIFWTAADVGWVTGHSYIVYGPLANGTTSVMYEGTPETPHRGRWWEIVQKYKVTILYCAPTVIRTFMKWGEEVPARFDLTSLRLIGSVGEPINPEAWIWYRRVIGADRTPVVDTWWQTETGSSMIAPLPGVTAAKPGSAMRAIPGIFTDVVDDTGKSVPNGSGGYLVVTKPWPSMLRTVYGDDQRYVDTYWSRFKDVYFAGDGAKKDGDGDVWVLGRVDDVMNVSGHRMSTTEIESALVSHVKVAEAAVVGATDADTGQAIVAFVILRGELPEEEQGPELITELRNHVSTQIGPIAKPRQIMVVQELPKTRSGKIMRRLLRDIAEKREIGDVTTLADSTVMDLIQENLAKSTATDD, from the coding sequence ATGCCAGAAAACCCAGCAATCGATAACCTGCTCAACGAAACCCGCCGGTTCCCGCCGTCGAAGGACTTCGCTGCCAACGCAAATGTGACCGAGGAGGCGTACGCCGAGGCCGACGCCGACTTCGAGGCTTTCTGGGCCAAGCAGGCGCGACGGCTGACCTGGGAGACCGAGCCGACCCAAAACCTCGACTGGTCCAACCCGCCGTTCGCGAAGTGGTTTGCCGACGGCAAGCTCAACGCGGCGTACAACTGCGTGGATCGGCACGTCGAGGCCGGCAAGGGCGACAAGGTCGCCTACTACTTCGAGGGCGAGCCGGGTGACACTCGCACGATCACCTACGCAGATCTCAAGGACGAGATCAGCCGTGGCGCTAATGCGCTCATCGAGCTCGGCGTCAAGGCCGGCGACACAGTCGCGATCTACATGCCGATGATCCCGGAGACCATCTTCGCGATGCTGTCGTGTGCTCGGATCGGCGCCATCCATACCGTGGTCTTCGGCGGCTTCTCCGCCGACGCACTGTCGACCCGTATCCAGGACTGCAACGCGAAGGTCGTGGTTACCGCTGACGGCGGCTACCGTCGTGGCGCACCGAGCGCCCTCAAGCCCGCGGTTGACAAGGCACTCGAGTCTTGCCCCGACGTGCACACCGTGCTTGTGGTCGAGCGCACCAAGCAGGACACCCACATGCAGGACGGCCGGGACAAGTGGTGGCACGACTACGTCGGCAAGCAGTCCAGTGAGCACACTCCAGAGGCGTTCGACGCCGAGCATCCGCTCTACGTCATGTACACCTCGGGCACCACGGGCAAGCCGAAGGGCATCTTGCACACGACGGGCGGCTACCTCGTCGGCTGCGCCTACACGCACTGGGCGCTGTTCGACCTCAAGGCCGACACCGACATCTTCTGGACAGCCGCAGACGTCGGCTGGGTGACCGGCCACTCCTACATCGTCTACGGACCGCTCGCCAACGGCACCACATCGGTGATGTACGAAGGCACTCCCGAGACCCCGCATCGCGGTCGTTGGTGGGAAATCGTCCAGAAATACAAAGTGACGATCCTGTACTGCGCGCCGACAGTCATCCGCACGTTCATGAAGTGGGGCGAGGAGGTACCGGCGCGGTTCGATCTGACCAGCCTGCGGCTGATCGGTAGCGTCGGCGAACCGATCAACCCGGAGGCCTGGATCTGGTATCGCCGGGTCATTGGCGCGGACCGTACGCCGGTCGTCGATACCTGGTGGCAGACCGAGACCGGATCCAGCATGATCGCCCCGCTACCTGGCGTGACCGCCGCGAAGCCAGGTAGCGCGATGCGCGCCATACCAGGCATTTTCACCGACGTCGTCGATGACACCGGCAAGTCGGTTCCGAACGGATCCGGCGGCTACCTTGTCGTCACCAAACCGTGGCCATCGATGCTGCGCACGGTGTACGGCGACGATCAGCGCTACGTCGACACCTACTGGTCGCGCTTCAAGGACGTCTACTTCGCCGGCGACGGGGCGAAGAAGGACGGTGACGGCGACGTGTGGGTCCTTGGCCGCGTCGACGATGTCATGAACGTGTCCGGTCACCGCATGTCCACCACGGAGATCGAGTCCGCGCTCGTGTCGCACGTGAAGGTGGCTGAGGCTGCTGTCGTCGGCGCTACCGATGCGGACACCGGGCAGGCCATTGTGGCATTTGTGATTCTGCGCGGCGAGCTGCCCGAAGAGGAGCAGGGACCTGAGCTGATCACCGAGCTGCGCAACCATGTCTCCACCCAGATCGGCCCGATCGCGAAACCGCGGCAGATCATGGTCGTGCAGGAGCTGCCGAAGACGCGTTCGGGCAAGATCATGCGTCGCCTGCTGCGCGACATCGCCGAAAAGCGCGAGATCGGCGACGTCACGACGCTTGCCGACTCCACCGTGATGGATCTGATCCAGGAAAACCTCGCGAAGTCGACGGCCACCGATGACTAG
- a CDS encoding ClpP family protease, with amino-acid sequence MTIENSEQARPAGFDDTLSGRLLDQRIIVLGTAVDDAVANRICAQLLLLSAENARRDISLYINSPGGSVSAGLAIYDTMRAIPNDVSTLGMGLAASMGQFLLTVGTPGKRYSLPHTRVMMHQGSAGIGGTAMDIAIQAENIKYTKDLMFRLLSEHTGQDIATIEADADRDRWFTAEQARQYGIVDHVVSSLADVRPEPARAGL; translated from the coding sequence ATGACCATCGAGAACTCCGAACAGGCCAGACCAGCCGGCTTCGACGACACGCTCTCCGGACGGCTGCTGGATCAGCGGATCATCGTGCTGGGTACGGCGGTCGACGACGCCGTCGCCAACCGAATCTGCGCGCAGCTGCTGTTGCTCTCCGCGGAGAACGCGCGGCGCGACATCAGCCTTTACATCAACTCACCGGGCGGTTCGGTCAGCGCCGGGCTGGCCATTTACGACACGATGCGCGCGATCCCTAACGACGTGAGCACGCTCGGTATGGGTCTGGCCGCGAGCATGGGCCAGTTCCTGCTGACCGTGGGCACTCCGGGCAAGCGCTACAGCCTGCCGCACACGCGGGTGATGATGCATCAAGGCTCGGCAGGGATCGGCGGGACCGCGATGGATATCGCAATTCAAGCCGAAAACATCAAGTACACCAAGGATCTGATGTTTAGGCTGTTGTCGGAGCACACCGGGCAGGACATTGCGACGATCGAGGCCGATGCCGACCGGGATCGGTGGTTTACCGCCGAACAAGCCCGCCAGTACGGCATCGTCGACCACGTCGTGTCGTCGCTGGCCGACGTACGACCCGAACCAGCAAGGGCGGGGCTGTAA